In the genome of Streptomyces sp. SAI-127, the window GGACGGTTCGGCGTTCCGTCCCTCTCGCTGTCGCACCAACTCTCGCAGCAGGCCATTGAGTTGGGCAAAGATGCCGTCCGCCTGCCAATTGGCGAAGTAGCCGTAGACCGTGTTCGCCAGGGCCGGCCGCGGAGTTCGAAGCGCCACGCGGACAGGACCGGTTCAATCAACTCCCACCGGGCATCGGACAGATCACTCGGATCCTGACGGCGGCCTCGACGCAGTCACCAGCGCCACAGGCAGCACGGTGCTCCAGCTGACCGACATCCACGGTGACGTCACGGTCCAACTCCCCCTGGACACGTCCGTAGCGCCGACCGCACAGTCCTACGACGAGTACGGCAACCCGGAGGACAGCACAGCCGCCACCCGCTACGGCTGGCTCGGTGGCAAGGAGCGCTCCAGCGACACCCTCACCGGCGCCACCCTGATGGGCGTGCGTCTCTACGACCCGACGACGGGGCGGTTCCTGCAGACGGATCCGGTGCCGGGAGGGTCGGCGAACGCGTACGACTACGGCGACGCCGAGCCGCTCGACCACTACGACCTCGACGGACGCTGGTGGGGTCACCGCTCCTTCTGGAACGCGGTGTCCTTCTTCAGCTACCGCTCCTGGATCGACGCGGGCGGTGCGGGGCTTCACGGGCACTACCGCAAAGCGTGGCACTACGCGTCCGGTGGTACCGGCTCAGTCACGGCCGGGTACTTCCACGGCAGCTTCTGCAACCGGTTCTGCCGGTACGGGGCACGCCATGCCCGGCGCAGCGGCTGGCACCTCTTCGGGAGGGGCGTCGCCCGGACGTTGGGCTGGGAGGTAAGCCTGGTCGCGACCGGTCTGGACTACTGGCACACGAGGGGCCCGGTCACCAGCTACCGGCGGACCTACTACGCCCCCGGATACCGGTACGGCTCCTACCACCGCTATATCTGAACCGACGGTTCACAGGTGCCTCAGCGACCGCTTCGGTCGCGGAGGCACCCCCCGCCGCCGAGACATGAACAGACACGGAGACACGTATGGCCATTCCCCCCGACTCGGTGCGCGGGCTCATCCTCTTCGCACGCCCTACCAACCCCTGGTCCCTGCTCTCTGCCCGACTCGCCGTCTGGGCCGCCTTGTCGGTGCTGTCGGTCCTCACCCCCGTCTACAACGCCGACGCCCCCCTCTGGATCTGGCCCTTCGCTCTGGTCGCCTCCCTCCTTATGGCCGGTCAGACGATCGGCGCGATGAGAAGCAAGAGCCAGGACGGCACCGGGTGAGTGTCGCCGAAGACGGTTATGCGCATGCGGTCACCTCTACCGGAAAGGGCCAGGGGCAGGGGTGAGTCGCTATGTTCGGATTATGTTCGATACAGGTCTGCCGCGCGGCGACATCTCCTGCGCCAACCCTTGCGCCAACTCCTGCGGCAACTCCTGCGGCATCTCCTGCGACTTCTCTTGCGCGAGCCTCGCCGACGCCGCCGCGTTCGTGCAGGTCACCCCCACCGTACGGGCGTGGTCGGGCCGGGCCGCGGGCGAGGGGATCGGGCGCCGCTGGTGTTGCTCGCGCGACGGCGGGGCCGCGGGCGTCGCCCGCCGGGGCCTGCGGCCGGAGCTCGAGGGCCGGGGTCTGTCGGCTTGCAGGCCGCCACGTCTCGGCAGAGCGGTACGGCAGCCACCAGCGGGAACCGGTGCGGAGACAGTGGGCATGGTCAGCCACGGCGCGATGATCCGGACCTGGGTCGCAGCCCGAGCGGCCAACGTCGATGTGGCGTACGCGTCCAGCCACCCACTGGGCAACACCGGCATCGTCGTCCTCTCCGGCTCACCCGACCAGGGCTGGCAGGCCCTCCTGTGGGAGGAACACCCTTTCGGCCCGGAAGGGACCTTCCCCGAGGACAGTGGCCCGGCCGGCGCGGCCGCTCCTACTCGCTGAAGGGCCGCCCTCGGCGACGACAGCATCGAAACGGCCCAGGGCCTCCACGCCGTTCTCGCCGCCGGGCAATACCTGTTTCCAATCCGGGCCGGAGCGACGATGCAAGGTTTCCTGAATTCAGCAATCCATGTACTGTCGTTGGCGTGCTGACTCTCGCTGCTGACGTCGAGATGCTGGCGCGGTTCGGCCGCGCCCTCGCCGACCCGATTCGCTGCCGGATCCTCCTTGCCCTGCGCGAGGCCCCGGCCCATCCCGCGGACCTCGCCGACGCCCTGGAGGTCTCCAGGACCCGGTTGTCGAATCATCTGGCGTGCCTGCGCGACTGCGGCCTGGTTGTCGCGGTGCCGGTGGGCCGCCGCACCCGCTATGAGCTCGCCGATGAACGACTCGGGCACGCGCTGGACGACCTGCGCACCGCCGTGGTGGCGGTCGAGGCCGACAAGATGTGTACGGACGCGGATGAGAAGGGCTGCTGCTGAGATGACTGCCGAGATGTCCATCGGCTTAGGCCCGGTCCGCTGCCCGCCGGGACGCTCTGGCCCGCCGGATACGTCTGCTGGTCGCGGCGACCATCACCTACAACGTCATCGAAGCGGTCGTCGCGATCACTGCCGGGACGCTCGCCTCCTCCACCGCGCTGATCGGCTTCGGCCTGGACTCGGTCATCGAGGTCTCCTCCGCGGCCGCCGTGGCCTGGCAGTTCTCCCCCCGCGAGCACGCGGTGCGTGAGGCGCGGGAGAAGCGCACGCTGCAGATCATCGCGGTGTCGTTCTTCGCGCTCGCTGCGTATGTCGGTATCGACGCCGCTCGCGCGCTGGCCGGCACCGGCGGGGCCGAACGTTCCATCCCCGGCATCGTCATCGCCGCGCTGTCGCTCGCGGTGATGCCGTTTCTGTCGGCTGCTCAGCGCAAGGCAGGCCGCGAGCTCGGCTCCGCCAGTGCGGTCGCCGACTCCAAACAGACCCTGCTGTGCACGTACCTGTCCGCCGTTCTCCTGGTCGGCCTGGTCCTGAACGCCACGCTCGGCTGGTCCTGGGCCGACCCGATCGCCGCCCTGGTCATCGCCGCCATCGCGGTCAAGGAGGGCCGCGATGCCTGGCAGGGCAAGGGCTGCTGCACGACACCGGCCGCCGCCGTGACGGTGTCGTCATCGGACGCCGAAACCGATGCCTGCGGCTGCCGTCCTGGATGCGACTGCTGCAGCTGACCAGCCTGGCCACGTCGTTCAGGCAGCTTGCGTGAGCGGGGGCGGAGTGACGGCAGGCGGGCCAGGCTCTTCCCGCCCTGGGTGAGCCGACGAGTCATCAGCGTGATGGCAGCCCACGTGATCAAGGTCTCCGAGTGTTGAACAAGGCGCTCGTAGTCGCGGGCGTGTCGGCGCGCGTGCATCATCCAGGCCAGGCTGCGTTCGACCCGTCAGGTCGTCCATCGCGATTCCCCCTCAGCTCCGGTACTGCGTACCGAGTACCGCGGTATCACCGAGTATCGGAGGGGTCGCAGCATCCCGGGTGGGCGCGGACCTGGCACCGATCCGCCAGGACCCAGGCTCCGCAGCGGCGACCACCTCACCTCACCGGCCCGGCTCTGTAGTAGGCGGGGGCTGCACGACCACGAGGGTCGGCGTACGAGATGACGCTGGGTGCCTGCCGCTGATCCCCTGACCGCCCCCCCCAAATGGCCCAACCCGTTCCCATGCGCCCGAAATATCCACACCTTGATGTGCCGTAGACGCTTCCGTGGTCCGTCTTAACGCAAGCTTGACGCCGTCGCATGCCCCATCCGTGGGCCCCTGCGTCACGCTCTGCATACGCTGGTGCCGCCGTCCGCGTGATGGCCGGAACCCGACGCCGAGCCGCACATCAGGAGACCCCGCCGATGGCCATCACCGAACACCCGCCGCCGAGCCGTCTGCGGACGTGGATGCTCGAGGGTCTGTCCGACATGGGCAAGCAGGGCGGCCACACGGGACCGCACGCCCAGCCGGAGCCCCCGCACAAGGGCCAGCGCTGGTGGCGCGTGATGTGTCTGACCGGTGTGGACTATTTCTCCACCCTCGGCTACCAGCCGGGCATCGCGGCCCTGGCGGCCGGTCTCCTGTCGCCGGTCGCGACCATCGTGCTCGTCATAGTCACCCTGGCCGGCGCTCTGCCGGTCTACCGGCGGGTGGCCGAGGAGAGCCCGCACGGCGAGGGCTCGATCGCGATGCTGGAACGGCTGCTGACCTTCTGGAAGGGCAAGCTGTTCGTCCTGACCCTGCTGGGCTTCGCCGCCACCGACTTCCTGATCACCATCACGCTCTCGGCGGCGGACGCCTCGACCCACCTGGTCGAGAACCCGCATCTGACCAGCACCCTGCACGACAAGCAGATGCTGATCACCCTGATCCTGGTCTCCCTGCTCGGCGCGGTGTTCCTCAAGGGCTTCCTGGAGGCCATCGGCGTCGCGGTCGCCCTGGTGGCCGTCTACCTCGCGCTGAACGTCGTGGTGGTCATCGTCGGCGTGTGGCACGTCGCCACCGCCGGCCACGTGATCACCGACTGGTCCAGCGCGCTGACCGCCGAGCACGGCAACGTCTTCGCCATGGTCGGCGTGGCGCTCCTGGTCTTCCCCAAGCTCGCGCTCGGCCTGTCCGGCTTCGAGACCGGCGTCGCGGTCATGCCGCACGTGCAGGGCGACGAAGGCGACACGGAGGAGGACCCCCGGGGCCGTATCCGCGACACGAAGAAACTGCTGACGGCCGCCGCTCTCATCATGAGCGTCTTCCTGATCGCCACCAGCTTCATCACGACACTGCTGATCCCGGAGAAGGAGTTCGAGTCCGGCGGCCAGGCCAACGGCCGCGCCCTCGCCTACCTGGCCCATGAATACCTGGGCGGCACCTTCGGCACGGTCTACGACGTCTCGACGATCGCGATCCTGTGGTTCGCGGGCGCCTCGGCGATGGCCGGCCTGCTGAACCTGATGCCGCGCTATCTGCCCCGCTACGGCATGGCCCCGCACTGGGCACGGGCGGTCCGCCCGATGGTCATCGTGTTCACGCTCGTCGGCTTCCTCGTCACGTGGATCTTCGACGCGGACGTGGACGCGCAGGGTGGGGCGTACGCCACCGGCGTCCTGGTCCTGATGTCCTCCGCCGCGATCGCCGTGACCATCGCCGCCCGCCGCGCCCAGCAGCGGGGCTGGACCATCGGCTTCGCCGTCGTCTCGGCGGTCCTGCTCTACGTCACCGTCGCGAACGTCGTCGAACGACCCGACGGCGTCAAGATCGGCGCCTGCTTCATCGCCGGCATCATCCTCATCTCCCTGCTCTCCCGCCTGGCCCGCGCCTTCGAACTCCGCGTCACCAGCGTCACGCTGGACGACATGGCGGAACGATTCGTCCGGGACATGGCCAGCCGCAAGATGCGCTTCATCGCCAACGAGCCCGACCAGCGCGACAAGGCCGAGTACCGCGACAAGATCGAGCAGATCCGGGCCGACAACGACATGCCGGAGCAGGAGGACTTCGTCTTCGTCGAGGTGACGGTGACGGACCCCTCCGAGTTCGAGGCGAGCCTGACCGTACGCGGCGAGGTCCTCCACAACCGCTACCGCGTCCTGACCCTGGAGTCCTCCTCCGTCCCCAACGCCCTCGCCGCGCTGCTCCTCCACGTCCGCGACTCAACGAGCTGCACCCCGCACATGTACTTCGAGTGGACCGAGGGCAACCCCTTCGCCAACTTCCTGCGCTTCTTCCTCTTCGGACAGGGCGAGGTCGCCCCGGTCACCCGAGAGGTCCTGCGTGAGGCGGAACCGGACCGCGCCCGGCGTCCCCGGGTCCACACCGGCTGAATCCGACGCCGCCGTCAGGGCCCCGTCAGGATTCACCCGTACGGCGTCAGGACCCCGTCAGGGACAGCCGCCAGGACCCATACAGCCGCATAGCGTCAGCTGTATGACAGGGATCGACCGGCGGGTCCTGGCCAGCGACCGCCACTGGGGCAGCAGCGCTCGACTGGCGGTGGCCTGCGCCCTGGTGTTCTGCACCCTCTCCCTGCTCGTGGACGGGGATGCCGGCACCCTGACGCTCCTCCGAGCTCTGCTGTGGCTGACCTTGTCCGCCACCGTCTTCGCCGTCCTGCTCCCGCCCCAGGTGACGGCGGGCCCCGGATGGCTGGAGGTACGCACACCCTGGCGCAGGCACATCGTGCGTACCGACGCGCTGGTGGCCGTACGGCAGTACAGCGGCGTGTCAGCGCACCTGGTCCTGCGCGACACCCACGGCGGGCGCCTGGAACTCGACCCCCGCGTCCTCGCCGCCAACCCCCTGATCTGGCACGAGCTCGACACCGGCGTCCACCGCTCCGTCGACCGCGGCACGCTCCTCCAGGGCACGGACGTCCTGGGACAGCTCGGTCACCGGATCGACGACGAGACCGCGCGAGCGGTTCTGAGGGCCTCCGGACTCTCCTGATCAGAAGACTGAGATGACAGAAATAATTGTCACTCCGAGCATGCTGCGTGCCCATAGCGTGCCCTTAAGACTGGTCAACCACGGTCAACAGCGGTGATGTTGGCGGCCTGCGCGTCCATGTCGTTGAGGGCGCGGTCAAGGTCGGCGGCGCTGGTGGTGCGGGGTGCGTCCCTGTCGGCCACACTGTCCCAGGCGCCGTTCGCGGCGAACCCGGCAACGAGCAGCAGCGCGGCCAGAGCGGCGGTGAGCGAGACCGTGGCCGCGCGCAGGAGGCGCAGCCGTGCGGGCACGGTGGCCCAGAAGCGGCGGCCCAGAGCGGCCCGCGCGGCCACGGCCCCCGATGCCGATCAGTGTGCGACCGGTTCCGGACATCGATGGCCGACGTTGACGCTCTCCTGATGGTTTCTCAGGTCGGTTTGACGGGACCTGACGGCGTCCGCACGTCGCCGGCTCGGCAGTAGAGTGAAAAAGTGACCTCTCTGCCGGAAAACTCGCCGTCACTGTTCAGTGAAGACGACCGCGACGCGGCCGTGCTGCGCCTGCAGGAGGCGTACGCCGAAGGGCACATCCCCCACGAGGAGCTGGACGAACGCCTCCACCAGGTGCTCACCGCCAGGACAGACAGCGAACTCGTGTCGGCGCTGGCCTCGCTCCCGGCGGAGAATGCTGGCACCACGTCCACAATCGCTACGATCGCCGCCGCCGGCGGACGGATCAAGCGCGGCGGCGCATGGCGGGTACCTCGGATCGTCAAGGTCGAGTCCGCGTACGGAAGGGTGCGCCTGGACCTGTCCCGGGCGGTCTTCGAGCATCCTGTGGTCGACATCGAGCTGCAGCTCGGCACCGGCGGGGCAAAGATCACGGTGCCTCGCGACGCGGTCGTCGAGTACGAGGATCTGCACACCGGGTGGAAGGACACGCACTACAAACCCCCGCGGCGCCCGCGCTCCGGGGGGCCGAGGATCCGGATCTTCGGCACCATGGGGTACGGACGGCTGAAGATCCGCCACGTGCGGCGTTGAGGCCGCTGCGGTCACTACCCATGGCAGGCCCCCGTGCGGCCCACCCCTCACCGGCACCACCAGAACAGCCACTCCTTGCTGTGCCACAGGTGTTCGCGCGGCCGCCTTAACGCAACCCTGACGCCAACGTGTGATGCATATGTTGATGTCGCCGTCCGCGTGATGGCCGTCACCGAACACCCACCGTCGAGCCGTCTGCTGACGTGGATGCTTCAGGGCTTGTCCGACATGGGCAGGAGGGGCGGCCACACGGGCCCGCACGCGGAACCCGAGCCCCCGCACCGGGCTGGTACCGGGTGAAGTGCCTGACCGGTGTCGACTACTTCTCCACCCTCGGCTACCAGCCGGGGATCGCCGCCCCTGCGGCCGGCCTGCTCTCCCCGATCGCGACCATCGTGCTCGTCATAGTCACCCCCTGGTCGGCGCTCTGCCGGTCTACCGGCGGGTGGCCGAGGAGAGCCCGCACGGCGAGGGCTCGATCGCGATGCTGGAACGGCTGCTGACCTCCTGGAAGGGCAAGCTGTTCGTCCTGACCCTGCTGGGCTTCGCCGCCACCGACTTCCTGATCACCATCACGCTCTCGGCGGCGGACGCCTCGACCCACCTGGTCGAGAACCCGCATCTGACCAGCACCCTGCACGACAAGCAGATGCTGATCACCCTGACCCTCGTGGCGCTTCTCGGCGCGGTGTTCCTCAAGGGCTTCCTGGAGGCCATCGGCGTCGCCGTCGTCCTGGTGGGCGCCCACCTCACGCTGAACATCGGGTGCAACGGCTCACGCGGTCGGGTGCGGGTTGCGGGCCATGAAGTCCTCAGCCACCTTCAGCAGCGAATCGTCCGCCGTGAACAAGGAGATGTGGTCACCGTGCGGTTCCACCCGGAGCTGCCCGCGCGGCAGACCGACGACGACGCGTCGTGAGCCCTCCGGGTGGGCGATGTCGTCGTCCCGGCTGGTGACGACGAGGGTGGGCGGCTCGACCTTGGCGAGGTACGGCTCCACCGGGGCACCGGTGATGCCGAGGTTGAGCCGGCAGTAGCGGTAGAGCAGTTCCGGACTGGCGTACGGATACAGCACCAGGTGCGCCACGTCGGCGGGCGTGCTGGTGAGGACCGCCTGACAGAAGGCCGAGTGCACGGCCTGCGCGGCGGACCGGCTGCGGGCCGCCGCGGTCATCAGCTCGATCAGCCCCTGCTGGTGCGATGTCTTCGGGTAGTCCTCGGCGAACCCGTAGGCGCCGTGCCACAGGCTGAGCGAGCGGACTCTCGACGGCTGTCCGGCCGCGGCGACCAGCGCGATCGCCGCCCCTCCGCACAGCCCGATCACGTGTGCGTCGGGCAGGCCGTGATGGTCCATCACCGCGAACAGGTCGGCCGCCTGGGCGTGGATGTCGGTGGCGTGCTCGCCGCTGAGCCCTGCGGCGCCGAACAGCCCGCGGCTCTCCCAGGTGAGGACTCTGCGGTCACACGCGAAGAAGCGCACCCAGTTCTCCGCGAGGGCCGCCGGCATACCGCACGCGGGGACCAGGACCACGGTCTCTTCACCCTCGCCCGCCGTGTACACGTTCAGCGGCACGCCGTCCGGCGACAGGACGGTCTCCCTGCGGGTGTACCCCTCGAAGGTGTTCGCCAGGGCGTCGGCGACCACCCGGTCCACCTCACCGAGTCGGTCCACCGGCACCACGCCGACGGAGTCCAGCACGTCTGCCAGCGCCAGCCGTTCGCTCACCACGCGTTCGAAGACCTGCAGGTCGTCGAAGCCCTCCGCGCCGGACAGCACGAGCCCGTCGACTCCGGCCCGGCGGGCCACCCGGTCCAGCAGCGCGCGCAGTGCTCGCCACTGACCGGGAGACCGGCCACCGGGGGACGCGTCCGCGGTGCGGGCGACCGGAACCACCCGCACCGGGGCGGCGATCCCCTCGAGGAGCGGTTTCACCGACTGCACGGCCGTGGCCAGGCGGGCCACCGCCGACCTCGTTTCCGGTCCCAGCATGCGTTTCGCCTCCTTCGGGCCTACGCCGTCACCGCTTGGGGAACTCGTGTCCCTTGGTGGTGCGCGTGACCCGTCGGTTGTGCTGGTAGGTGTCGGTGCCCGCGACCAGGACCGTGCCGTACTCGCTGAGGCTCACCCGGCCGCCGTACTCGTCGACTTCGTCGGTGTCCGGGTACACCGCCACGGAAGTCGGCACGTACCGGCCGGCGAAGCCGAGCCGCATCTCCTTCTCCGGTGCGGAATGCGGTTTGGAGGCGTGCATCATCGTGGACCAGAACATCACCGCTTCACCGGGACGCATCACCATGGAGACGGCCTGCTCCTGCGGAGGGCGCCAGTCAGGATCCTTCTGCAACTGCCGGTAGTCGTAGCCGTAGAACCCGCGGGGAACACCCTCCTTGTGCTGCCTGTTGATCGCGTCCGGCTGGTAGTGCATCTCCTTCGACTCGTCGTAGTACATGGTCCGTTGCGTGCCGGGGATGAACTGCAGGCAGCCGGTGTCCTCGGAGGCCTCGGTGAACGCTGTCCACACGGTGATGGTGCCACCGAAGTCCTTCTCCGACTCCGGCCACACGATCTGCGGCTTGCCCGAGGCGAAGGCGAAGGTGTCCGCCTGGTGCCAGTCGGTGCCCTCGTCACCGGGGTACTTCGGGAAGAACTCCGAGCGCCAGCACAGTACGTTCGGTCCCAGCACCGCGGTCACCCGGTCGACGATCTCCGGCCGGCATATGTGGTCGGCCAGGAAGGCGGAGTCGAGGTGCCGGTCGTAGTTCGCGATGTTGGTGTTCCCGGCCTGGGCGTCGCCCTCGTCGTAGACGGCGCCGCTGCGGTCCATCAGCCGCAGCCGCTCGCGGCGCCACAGCCGCCGCATCTCCTCCTCCTCGTACACCTTGAACGGGCCCAGGTAGCCCAGCTCGTGGAACCTGGCGACCTCTTCGGGGGTCGGTGTGAACGTCTGCTGCACCGTGTGCGTCATCGTGAAGGCCCTTCTGCGTCAGTGGTCTGTGCCGGCGGTCTGGGTGTCGACGAGCGCGGACAACGTGTCGATGCTGGCTTCCTCCAGTGCGGCGACGTCGAGCGTGATGTCGTACTTCTCGTTGAGCTGGGCGACGATCCGTATGAAGGCCAGCGACGTGACGCCCTGGTCGAAGAGGTCGACGACGGGGTCTATGCCGCCCCCCTCCAGCACCGTGCTGACGATCTCCGTCACCGAGCGGCGGATCGCGGTCGCGGACACATCCGGCGACACGGTCATGATGTGGGCTCCTCTCCCCTACTCGACTCATTTGCCAAGCGCATCGCGGTTCACCTTTCCTTGCAGGGTCATGGGGAACTCCGAGACGACCTCGTAGCGGGACGGCCTCAGGTGTCTGGGCAATTGGCTCCTGATGTGCCGTTCCGCCAGGGCGACCAGCCGGGCCGCCTCCTGTCCGCCGGGGTCGGCCGGACGTACGGGCAGCAGGTAGGCGACCAGCCGCACGTCGCCGTCGCCGAAGTCGCGAGGCGCGGCGACGGCACGTGCCACGTCCGGAAGGCGTGCCAGGCATTCCTCGATCTCGGCGGGTTCGATCCGGTAGCCGCGGATCTTCAATTGGTCGTCCGTGCGACCGAGATAGACCAGCTCGCCGCCTGGCAGCCGCATCGCGCGGTCGCCGGTGCGGTAGAGCCGCTCCTCATCGATCCCGGCCACCGACGGCACGAACCGTTCGGCGGTGAGTTCGGGCCGGTTGAGGTAGCCGCGGGCGAGCCCCGCGCCGGCGACGTACATCTCTCCCGGCACACCGTCCGGTTGGGGCGTGCCGAGTTCGTCGAGGACGTACACGCGCAGGTCGGGCAGCGGCACGCCGATCGGGCTGGTTCCCGTGCCGAGGGTGACGTCCGAGGTGGTGATCCGGCGGTACGTGCAGTGCACAGTGGTCTCGGTGATGCCGTACATGTTGACCAGTTCGGGTGTGTGGTCGCCGTGCCGGTCGATCCAGGGGGCGAGCATCCGCGGGTCCAGTCGCTCGCCGCCGAAGATGATCAGCCGCAGTGCGAGGCCGTCCGTGTCCGGTGCGCCGCCCCGGCCGGAGAACAGCACGCCCAGCAACTGGTGGAAGGCCGAGGGGGTCTGGTTCAGCACGGTCACCTGTTCGTCCCGCAGCAGGGCGACCAGGTTCTCGGGCGACCGGGAGACGGTCTCCGGCAGCAGCACCAGCCGCCCGCCGTGCAGCAGCGCGCCCCAGATCTCCCAGACCGAGAAGTCGAAGCTGATGGAGTGGAACAGCGACCAGGTGTCACGGTGGTCGAAGTGGAACCACGACCGAGTCTGCTCGAACAACCGCACGGCATTCCGGTGTGTGACGGTGACGCCCTTCGGCGCGCCGGTGGAACCGGAGGTGTAGATGACGTAGGCCAGGTCGTCCGCGGAGGGCTCGACCGACTCCGGCGTCGTGGCCCCGCGGTCGGCGGGGATACGGCCGGACGCGGTCGTTCCCGGGTCGAGGGAGACGTCGTCCCCCTCGACCCACACGATGGCGGGGTGACGCCCGCCGAGCACGTCGGCGG includes:
- a CDS encoding amino acid transporter translates to MAITEHPPPSRLRTWMLEGLSDMGKQGGHTGPHAQPEPPHKGQRWWRVMCLTGVDYFSTLGYQPGIAALAAGLLSPVATIVLVIVTLAGALPVYRRVAEESPHGEGSIAMLERLLTFWKGKLFVLTLLGFAATDFLITITLSAADASTHLVENPHLTSTLHDKQMLITLILVSLLGAVFLKGFLEAIGVAVALVAVYLALNVVVVIVGVWHVATAGHVITDWSSALTAEHGNVFAMVGVALLVFPKLALGLSGFETGVAVMPHVQGDEGDTEEDPRGRIRDTKKLLTAAALIMSVFLIATSFITTLLIPEKEFESGGQANGRALAYLAHEYLGGTFGTVYDVSTIAILWFAGASAMAGLLNLMPRYLPRYGMAPHWARAVRPMVIVFTLVGFLVTWIFDADVDAQGGAYATGVLVLMSSAAIAVTIAARRAQQRGWTIGFAVVSAVLLYVTVANVVERPDGVKIGACFIAGIILISLLSRLARAFELRVTSVTLDDMAERFVRDMASRKMRFIANEPDQRDKAEYRDKIEQIRADNDMPEQEDFVFVEVTVTDPSEFEASLTVRGEVLHNRYRVLTLESSSVPNALAALLLHVRDSTSCTPHMYFEWTEGNPFANFLRFFLFGQGEVAPVTREVLREAEPDRARRPRVHTG
- a CDS encoding metalloregulator ArsR/SmtB family transcription factor translates to MLTLAADVEMLARFGRALADPIRCRILLALREAPAHPADLADALEVSRTRLSNHLACLRDCGLVVAVPVGRRTRYELADERLGHALDDLRTAVVAVEADKMCTDADEKGCC
- a CDS encoding DUF1707 domain-containing protein, whose translation is MTSLPENSPSLFSEDDRDAAVLRLQEAYAEGHIPHEELDERLHQVLTARTDSELVSALASLPAENAGTTSTIATIAAAGGRIKRGGAWRVPRIVKVESAYGRVRLDLSRAVFEHPVVDIELQLGTGGAKITVPRDAVVEYEDLHTGWKDTHYKPPRRPRSGGPRIRIFGTMGYGRLKIRHVRR
- a CDS encoding alpha/beta hydrolase, whose product is MLGPETRSAVARLATAVQSVKPLLEGIAAPVRVVPVARTADASPGGRSPGQWRALRALLDRVARRAGVDGLVLSGAEGFDDLQVFERVVSERLALADVLDSVGVVPVDRLGEVDRVVADALANTFEGYTRRETVLSPDGVPLNVYTAGEGEETVVLVPACGMPAALAENWVRFFACDRRVLTWESRGLFGAAGLSGEHATDIHAQAADLFAVMDHHGLPDAHVIGLCGGAAIALVAAAGQPSRVRSLSLWHGAYGFAEDYPKTSHQQGLIELMTAAARSRSAAQAVHSAFCQAVLTSTPADVAHLVLYPYASPELLYRYCRLNLGITGAPVEPYLAKVEPPTLVVTSRDDDIAHPEGSRRVVVGLPRGQLRVEPHGDHISLFTADDSLLKVAEDFMARNPHPTA
- a CDS encoding amino acid adenylation domain-containing protein, producing the protein MSADFLHAIFSERARAAPGRVALSTPTGPVSYGELDARSDRLAARLAGLGVRPGGLVGLCARRSTEAIVAMLGILKAGGAYVPIDPGYPAARIDYLLADSAVPLVVAARETADVLGGRHPAIVWVEGDDVSLDPGTTASGRIPADRGATTPESVEPSADDLAYVIYTSGSTGAPKGVTVTHRNAVRLFEQTRSWFHFDHRDTWSLFHSISFDFSVWEIWGALLHGGRLVLLPETVSRSPENLVALLRDEQVTVLNQTPSAFHQLLGVLFSGRGGAPDTDGLALRLIIFGGERLDPRMLAPWIDRHGDHTPELVNMYGITETTVHCTYRRITTSDVTLGTGTSPIGVPLPDLRVYVLDELGTPQPDGVPGEMYVAGAGLARGYLNRPELTAERFVPSVAGIDEERLYRTGDRAMRLPGGELVYLGRTDDQLKIRGYRIEPAEIEECLARLPDVARAVAAPRDFGDGDVRLVAYLLPVRPADPGGQEAARLVALAERHIRSQLPRHLRPSRYEVVSEFPMTLQGKVNRDALGK
- a CDS encoding acyl carrier protein, whose amino-acid sequence is MTVSPDVSATAIRRSVTEIVSTVLEGGGIDPVVDLFDQGVTSLAFIRIVAQLNEKYDITLDVAALEEASIDTLSALVDTQTAGTDH
- a CDS encoding chlorinating enzyme — its product is MTHTVQQTFTPTPEEVARFHELGYLGPFKVYEEEEMRRLWRRERLRLMDRSGAVYDEGDAQAGNTNIANYDRHLDSAFLADHICRPEIVDRVTAVLGPNVLCWRSEFFPKYPGDEGTDWHQADTFAFASGKPQIVWPESEKDFGGTITVWTAFTEASEDTGCLQFIPGTQRTMYYDESKEMHYQPDAINRQHKEGVPRGFYGYDYRQLQKDPDWRPPQEQAVSMVMRPGEAVMFWSTMMHASKPHSAPEKEMRLGFAGRYVPTSVAVYPDTDEVDEYGGRVSLSEYGTVLVAGTDTYQHNRRVTRTTKGHEFPKR